Proteins encoded by one window of Ovis canadensis isolate MfBH-ARS-UI-01 breed Bighorn chromosome 14, ARS-UI_OviCan_v2, whole genome shotgun sequence:
- the ZNF428 gene encoding zinc finger protein 428 isoform X2, whose amino-acid sequence MTETREPAETGGYASLEEDDEDLSPGPEHSSDSEYTLSEPDSEEEDEEEEEEEETTDDPEYDPGYKVKQRLGGGRGGPSRRAPRAAQPPGPPAQPCQLCGRSPLGEAPPGTPPCRLCCPAVAPQEAPAPETRALGEEEGAAPRAGEGRPTGRDEEEEEEEEEEEGTYHCTECEDSFDSLGELHGHFMLHARGEV is encoded by the exons ATGACAGAGACCCGTGAGCCAGCTGAGACTGGGGGCTACGCCAGCTTGGAAGAAGATGATGAGGACCTTTCTCCAG GCCCCGAGCATTCCTCTGACTCCGAATACACTCTCTCAGAGCCAGACTCCGAAGAGGAAGacgaggaagaagaggaggaggaggagaccacTGACGATCCTGAATATGACCCCGGCTACAAGGTGAAGCAGCGCCTGGGCGGGGGCCGTGGGGGCCCGTCCCGCCGGGCGCCCCGTGCGGCCCAGCCTCCCggccccccagcccagccctgccagcTCTGTGGCCGCTCACCCCTTGGGGAGGCCCCTCCGGGCACCCCACCTTGCCGGCTCTGCTGCCCTGCGGTAGCCCCCCAAGAAGCGCCAGCCCCTGAAACCCGGGCCCTCGGGGAGGAAGAGGGGGCCGCACCTCGGGCTGGGGAGGGCCGACCCACCGGGagggacgaggaggaggaggaggaggaggaggaggaggagggcaccTACCACTGCACCGAGTGCGAGGATTCCTTCGACAGCCTCGGCGAGCTGCACGGGCACTTCATGCTGCACGCCCGCGGGGAGGTGTAG
- the ZNF428 gene encoding zinc finger protein 428 isoform X1, protein MGLLEGTARHSPLSCDALSPYPPPPAGPEHSSDSEYTLSEPDSEEEDEEEEEEEETTDDPEYDPGYKVKQRLGGGRGGPSRRAPRAAQPPGPPAQPCQLCGRSPLGEAPPGTPPCRLCCPAVAPQEAPAPETRALGEEEGAAPRAGEGRPTGRDEEEEEEEEEEEGTYHCTECEDSFDSLGELHGHFMLHARGEV, encoded by the coding sequence ATGGGTCTTCTGGAGGGGACAGCCAGGCATAGCCCTCTGTCCTGTGACGCACTGTCTCCTTACCCACCACCCCCTGCAGGCCCCGAGCATTCCTCTGACTCCGAATACACTCTCTCAGAGCCAGACTCCGAAGAGGAAGacgaggaagaagaggaggaggaggagaccacTGACGATCCTGAATATGACCCCGGCTACAAGGTGAAGCAGCGCCTGGGCGGGGGCCGTGGGGGCCCGTCCCGCCGGGCGCCCCGTGCGGCCCAGCCTCCCggccccccagcccagccctgccagcTCTGTGGCCGCTCACCCCTTGGGGAGGCCCCTCCGGGCACCCCACCTTGCCGGCTCTGCTGCCCTGCGGTAGCCCCCCAAGAAGCGCCAGCCCCTGAAACCCGGGCCCTCGGGGAGGAAGAGGGGGCCGCACCTCGGGCTGGGGAGGGCCGACCCACCGGGagggacgaggaggaggaggaggaggaggaggaggaggagggcaccTACCACTGCACCGAGTGCGAGGATTCCTTCGACAGCCTCGGCGAGCTGCACGGGCACTTCATGCTGCACGCCCGCGGGGAGGTGTAG
- the SRRM5 gene encoding serine/arginine repetitive matrix protein 5 translates to MPSPPTRAPKPSTSPAPTGPPMPAASPKPPASLKTPKSAAPNSPSASTKQSTAPNSVTSPSSSKSPKWAKTKTAPSNQPSHKSRVQSQARTPSKASTDTRASTDTRVSKTSKASGVRRPQHRGTRSRGRTPGRKGSRSSKRSANRASTPSRIRTHGARPSMPSKVRTPTSQQKQGRGKSYSRPRASNQERSESHPGSVSRKKSYSPPGASEMGKSSSPAATSSRAKSYSPTRTPLEETGYSQSPSSSRRVKSYSQMITPSREWSFSPTEAFSRVESYNQGSMPSRPQSHSGSSSASRPQSHSRSRTPRRSRSHSRERAHSRVRSHSWKRNHSRARSRTRKGTPSQMGRQSQSRIHSKGKNYNQSRTPRKERSHSQSRSHSKESGYRRARTHSKERGRIWSRTPSKERDHSRSRTPSKERDHSRSRTPSKERYYSRSRTPRRERDHRRSRTSSRGRDHSQPRPSSKERDHRRSRTSSRGRDHSQPRPSSKERDHSQTRTSRKERDHRRSRTSSKGRDHSQPRTPSKERDHSQTRTSRKERDHRRSRTSSRGRDHSQPRTSSKERDHSQTRTSSKERDHRRSRTSSRRRDHSQPRTSSKERDHSQTRTSSKERDHRRSRTSSRGRDHSQPRTSSKERDHSQTRISSKERDHRRSRTSSRGRDHSQPRTPSKERDHSQTRTSRKERDHRRSRTSSKGRDHGRSRTPGKKRDHSRTRMSNQESDPNKESNSSQSTTPTSLSRKGSPSRAQSPNGKRTPSETRNHSQSRFLSRAPVPNRDDTQADTTASKAVSPGERSSSSSSKLA, encoded by the coding sequence ATGCCTTCTCCACCTACGAGAGCCCCAAAGCCCAGCACGTCTCCGGCACCCACTGGACCCCCGATGCCTGCAGCGTCTCCCAAGCCTCCCGCCTCCTTGAAGACCCCCAAATCAGCAGCGCCCAACAGCCCCTCGGCATCCACCAAACAGTCCACAGCCCCCAACTCGGTCACAAGCCCAAGCAGTTCCAAATCTCCCAAATGGGCGAAGACCAAGACAGCCCCTTCTAACCAGCCCAGCCACAAGTCACGAGTCCAAAGCCAGGCACGCACGCCCAGCAAAGCCAGCACCGACACCCGGGCCAGCACTGACACCAGGGTCAGCAAGACCAGCAAGGCCAGCGGGGTAAGACGCCCCCAGCACCGAGGCACCCGCAGCCGGGGCAGAACTCCTGGCAGAAAGGGAAGCCGCAGCTCCAAGCGGTCAGCCAACAGGGCCAGCACGCCAAGCAGGATAAGAACTCACGGTGCCAGACCAAGCATGCCCAGCAAGGTGAGAACGCCTACTTCCCAGCAAAAACAGGGTAGGGGGAAGAGTTACAGCCGGCCTAGAGCCAGCAACCAGGAAAGGAGTGAGAGCCACCCTGGAAGTGTGAGCCGAAAGAAGAGCTACAGCCCCCCAGGGGCCTCTGAGATGGGTAAGAGTTCCAGCCCGGCTGCAACCTCCAGCAGGGCAAAGAGTTACAGCCCCACTCGAACTCCCTTAGAGGAGACAGGTTACAGCCAGTCTCCATCATCGTCGCGGAGGGTGAAGAGTTACAGTCAGATGATTACCCCCAGCAGGGAATGGAGTTTCAGCCCGACTGAAGCGTTCAGCAGGGTCGAGAGTTACAACCAGGGTAGTATGCCCAGCCGGCCCCAAAGTCACAGCGGGTCTAGCAGCGCCAGCCGGCCCCAAAGTCACAGCCGGTCTAGAACGCCCAGAAGGTCAAGAAGTCACAGTCGGGAGAGGGCCCACAGCAGGGTGAGAAGTCACAGTTGGAAGAGAAATCACAGCAGGGCAAGAAGTCGTACCCGGAAGGGAACTCCCAGTCAGATGGGAAGACAAAGTCAGTCAAGAATCCACAGCAAGGGGAAAAATTATAACCAATCTAGAACCCccagaaaggaaagaagtcaCAGTCAGTCTAGAAGCCACAGCAAGGAGAGCGGTTACAGGCGAGCTAGAACCCACAGCAAGGAGAGAGGTCGCATATGGTCTAGAACCCCCAGCAAAGAAAGAGACCACAGCCGATCTAGGACCCCCAGTAAAGAGAGAGACCACAGTCGATCCAGAACCCCgagcaaggagagatattacAGCCGATCTAGAacccccagaagagagagagatcacAGACGATCTCGAACCTCCAGCAGGGGGAGAGATCACAGCCAACCTAGACCCTCCAGCAAGGAGAGAGATCACAGACGATCTCGAACCTCCAGCAGGGGGAGAGATCACAGCCAACCTAGGCCCTCCAGCAAGGAGAGAGATCACAGCCAAACTAGAACCTCCAGAAAAGAGAGAGATCATAGACGATCTCGAACCTCCAGCAAGGGGAGAGATCATAGCCAACCTAGAACCCCCAGCAAGGAGAGAGATCACAGCCAAACTAGAACCTCCAGAAAAGAGAGAGATCACAGACGATCTCGAACCTCCAGCAGGGGGAGAGATCACAGCCAACCTAGAACCTCCAGCAAGGAGAGAGATCACAGCCAAACTAGAACCTCCAGCAAGGAGAGAGATCACAGACGATCTCGAACCTCCAGCAGGCGGAGAGATCACAGCCAACCTAGAACCTCCAGCAAGGAGAGAGATCACAGCCAAACTAGAACCTCCAGCAAGGAGAGAGATCACAGACGATCTCGAACCTCCAGCAGGGGGAGAGATCACAGCCAACCTAGAACCTCCAGCAAGGAGAGAGATCACAGCCAAACTAGAATCTCCAGCAAGGAGAGAGATCACAGACGATCTCGAACCTCCAGCAGGGGGAGAGATCACAGCCAACCTAGAACCCCCAGCAAGGAGAGAGATCACAGCCAAACTAGAACCTCCAGAAAAGAGAGAGATCACAGACGATCTCGAACCTCCAGCAAGGGGAGAGATCATGGCCGATCTAGAACTCCTGGGAAGAAGAGAGACCACAGCCGAACCAGAATGTCCAACCAAGAAAGTGACCCCAACAAGGAGAGCAATTCCAGCCAATCTACAACCCCCACCAGTCTCAGCAGGAAGGGATCCCCTAgcagagcacagagtcctaatggGAAGAGAACACCTAGCGAGACAAGGAACCACTCACAGTCAAGATTTCTTAGCAGAGCCCCCGTCCCAAACCGGGATGATACGCAAGCCGACACTACCGCCTCTAAGGCCGTCTCACCTGGAGAAAGGTCCTCATCATCTTCTTCCAAGCTGGCGTAG